One part of the Streptomyces nigra genome encodes these proteins:
- a CDS encoding MFS transporter — protein sequence MTSGTGTAEGATKGRLVLWTLAAGQFLMALDSSVMNVSIATVADDVGTTVTGIQGAITAYTLVMAMLMIPGGKVGAVIGRRRAFAIGCVIYGCGSLTTALAPNLPVLLLGWSFLEGVGAALILPAIVALVAGNFTAERRPAAYGLVAAAGAVAIALGPLIGGFATTYLSWRWVFAGEMAVVAVILVVARHIRDPLSAGRPRLDLIGAALSALGLGTFVYGVLRSDEWGWFRPRPGAPDWLGVSLVIWLMLAGVLLIRVFLYWEAHLVTRHRDPLVDPALLRVRQLTGGLTMFFFQYLVLMGVFFVVPLYLSIALGLSALQTGARLLPLSLTLLAAATLIPRFLPDVSPRRVVRLGILALLAGAVVLMAALDADAGAEIVTVPFLLIGLGTGALASQLGAVTVSAVPDEQSAEVGGIQNAVTNLGSSIGTALAGSLLIGVLASSFLTSFEQNPAVPPEIGERAAVQLESGVTFLSDAQLREALDEEGVDEEVARAALDANAEARLDGLRAALAILAFACALALFFTSRIPTRQPGSA from the coding sequence ATGACGTCCGGGACCGGCACGGCCGAGGGTGCGACGAAAGGGCGGCTCGTCCTGTGGACGCTGGCCGCCGGGCAGTTCCTCATGGCGCTCGACAGCTCCGTCATGAACGTCTCCATCGCGACGGTCGCCGACGACGTCGGCACCACGGTCACCGGCATCCAGGGCGCCATCACCGCCTACACCCTGGTGATGGCCATGCTCATGATCCCGGGCGGCAAGGTCGGCGCCGTCATCGGCCGCCGCCGCGCCTTCGCGATCGGCTGCGTCATCTACGGATGCGGCTCCCTCACCACCGCCCTCGCCCCGAACCTGCCCGTGCTGCTGCTCGGCTGGTCCTTCCTGGAGGGCGTCGGAGCGGCGCTCATCCTGCCCGCGATCGTGGCCCTGGTGGCCGGCAACTTCACGGCGGAACGACGGCCCGCCGCCTATGGACTCGTCGCCGCGGCCGGTGCCGTGGCGATCGCCCTCGGCCCGCTGATCGGCGGCTTCGCCACCACCTATCTCTCCTGGCGCTGGGTGTTCGCCGGGGAGATGGCCGTGGTGGCCGTCATCCTGGTGGTGGCCCGGCACATCCGCGACCCGCTGAGCGCCGGACGCCCCCGCCTCGACCTCATCGGCGCGGCCCTGTCCGCGCTAGGCCTCGGCACCTTCGTGTACGGCGTGCTCCGCTCCGACGAATGGGGCTGGTTCCGCCCCCGGCCCGGCGCCCCCGACTGGCTCGGCGTATCGCTCGTCATCTGGCTGATGCTCGCCGGTGTGCTGCTGATCCGGGTGTTCCTGTATTGGGAGGCACATCTGGTCACCCGGCACCGCGATCCGCTCGTCGACCCGGCACTCCTGCGGGTCCGGCAGCTCACCGGCGGGCTGACCATGTTCTTCTTCCAGTACCTCGTCCTGATGGGCGTGTTCTTCGTCGTCCCGCTGTATCTGTCGATCGCCCTCGGCCTGTCCGCACTGCAGACCGGCGCACGGCTGCTGCCGCTGTCGCTGACCCTGCTGGCGGCGGCCACCCTGATCCCCCGCTTCCTCCCCGACGTCTCACCCCGCCGGGTCGTCCGGCTGGGCATCCTGGCGCTGCTCGCCGGGGCGGTCGTCCTGATGGCCGCGCTGGACGCCGACGCCGGGGCGGAGATCGTGACGGTGCCCTTCCTGCTCATCGGCCTCGGCACCGGCGCGCTCGCCTCCCAGCTCGGGGCGGTCACCGTGTCGGCGGTGCCGGACGAGCAGAGCGCGGAGGTCGGCGGCATCCAGAACGCCGTCACCAACCTCGGCTCGTCCATCGGCACCGCCCTCGCCGGCTCCCTGCTGATCGGCGTGCTCGCCTCGTCGTTCCTGACCAGCTTCGAGCAGAACCCGGCGGTCCCGCCCGAGATCGGCGAGCGGGCCGCCGTACAACTTGAGAGCGGCGTGACGTTCCTGTCGGACGCTCAGCTCAGGGAAGCGCTGGACGAGGAAGGCGTGGACGAGGAGGTCGCCCGGGCGGCGCTGGACGCCAACGCCGAGGCCCGCCTCGACGGACTGCGCGCGGCCCTCGCCATCCTCGCCTTCGCCTGCGCCCTCGCACTCTTCTTCACCTCACGCATCCCGACGAGGCAGCCCGGCTCCGCCTGA
- a CDS encoding ATP-binding protein has protein sequence MRDPEPTGMQRAGAAESAVLRTSVALDGDGTAIADARHMAAAFLTRAQSEYGVPLSQRGMDLTQLVVSELVTNARKYAPGPARMDLSIDGDAVEVAVWDSDPVLPVARAADAGRVGQHGLEIVMAVSQGFSAQREEVGKRITARISLVDEPHTAGTEGRPGGQNRSSI, from the coding sequence ATGAGGGATCCAGAGCCCACGGGCATGCAGAGGGCGGGCGCCGCGGAGAGTGCCGTGCTGCGCACGAGCGTCGCGCTGGACGGGGACGGCACCGCCATCGCCGACGCCCGCCACATGGCCGCCGCCTTCCTGACCCGGGCGCAGAGCGAGTACGGGGTGCCCCTGTCCCAGCGCGGCATGGACCTCACCCAGCTCGTCGTCAGCGAACTGGTGACCAACGCCCGCAAGTACGCGCCCGGTCCGGCCCGGATGGACCTGAGCATCGACGGCGACGCCGTGGAGGTGGCGGTGTGGGACTCCGATCCCGTGCTGCCCGTGGCCCGGGCGGCCGACGCCGGCCGGGTCGGACAGCACGGTCTGGAGATCGTCATGGCCGTCTCCCAGGGCTTCTCGGCCCAGCGCGAGGAGGTCGGCAAGCGCATCACGGCCCGGATCAGCCTGGTCGACGAGCCCCACACCGCCGGAACCGAGGGCCGGCCCGGCGGTCAGAACAGAAGCTCGATTTAG
- the rph gene encoding rifamycin-inactivating phosphotransferase, producing the protein MTEPLVVDLRDVDATRIADVGGKGAHLGELSRIDGVRVPDGFCVTTHAFRRVVAASPEVGELLDRLSLVDGKDAAGDLAVRLRRAVEETPLPDEVAAAITGALARHGERSAYAVRSSATAEDLPTASFAGQQDTYLNVVGAEEVLRHISRCWASLFTERAVTYRGRQGLDHRTVHMAVVVQHMVVPRASGILFTADPVTGDRRTATVDAGFGLGEALVSGLVNPDVLTVRDGEVVTRTIAAKQRALEALPGGGTRETTVDEQQAREPALTDDQAVRLVALGRRIEAHFGSPQDIEWCLADDGFHIVQSRPVTTLFPVPERDDDTFRVYVSVGHQQMMTDPMKALGLSVWRMVAMAPMHEAGGRLFVDATARLAAPASRAALLDVIGKGDPLTRDALETVLEDAEFAPAPPGGAGPGGPPPGDGPAPIETDPGIVTELIERSRRSVAALERDIRAKTGPALFDFLREAFEEHKRVLGDPLSMRVIMAGMEATWWLNDRLEEWLGEKNAADTLTLSAPDNVTSEMGLALLDVADVVRPHPEVVAFLRGVEHDDFLDELPKLPGGTEVRDAFESYLDRYGMRCVGEIDITRPRWREHPSALVPVVLDHVRGFEPGAAARRFEKGRRKAEAKEHEVLARLRALPDGESRAEETRRMIERVRTFIGYREYPKYGIVARLFVYKQALLREADRLVRSGTLADREDVFHLTFAEFEEAVRTGRVDQGLVRRRAEAFRSYRALTPPRVLTSDGVALTGAYRRDDVPPGALAGLAVSAGTVEGRARVVLDMADADLAPGDILVTPFTDPSWSPLFVGIAGLVTEVGGLMTHGAVIAREYGLPAVVGVEGATRLIRDGQRIRVHGTDGYVELLS; encoded by the coding sequence GTGACCGAGCCCCTTGTGGTGGACCTTCGGGACGTCGACGCGACGCGGATCGCCGACGTCGGCGGCAAGGGCGCCCACCTGGGCGAGCTGTCCCGGATCGACGGCGTCCGGGTGCCCGACGGGTTCTGTGTGACGACGCACGCCTTCCGTCGGGTCGTCGCCGCGTCGCCGGAGGTCGGTGAACTGCTCGACCGGCTGTCCCTCGTGGACGGCAAGGACGCGGCCGGTGACCTCGCCGTACGGCTGCGCCGGGCCGTCGAGGAGACACCGCTGCCGGACGAGGTGGCGGCGGCGATCACCGGCGCGCTCGCCCGCCACGGTGAGCGGTCCGCGTACGCGGTGCGGTCCAGCGCGACGGCCGAGGACCTGCCGACCGCCTCCTTCGCGGGCCAGCAGGACACGTATCTGAACGTGGTGGGCGCGGAGGAGGTCCTGCGGCACATCAGCCGCTGCTGGGCCTCGCTCTTCACCGAGCGGGCCGTGACCTATCGCGGACGCCAGGGCCTCGACCACCGCACGGTCCATATGGCCGTGGTCGTGCAGCACATGGTGGTGCCGCGGGCGTCCGGCATCCTGTTCACGGCCGACCCGGTGACGGGCGACCGCCGCACGGCGACCGTCGACGCCGGGTTCGGCCTCGGCGAGGCCCTGGTCTCCGGACTGGTCAACCCGGACGTGCTCACGGTGCGCGACGGCGAGGTCGTCACCCGCACGATCGCCGCGAAGCAGCGCGCGCTGGAGGCCCTGCCGGGCGGCGGGACGCGGGAGACGACCGTCGATGAACAGCAGGCACGCGAACCGGCCCTGACGGATGATCAGGCCGTCCGGCTGGTCGCTCTCGGGCGGCGGATCGAGGCGCATTTCGGGAGCCCGCAGGACATCGAGTGGTGTCTGGCCGACGACGGCTTCCACATCGTGCAGAGCCGGCCCGTCACCACCCTGTTCCCCGTCCCCGAGCGGGACGACGACACCTTCCGCGTCTACGTCTCCGTCGGTCACCAGCAGATGATGACCGACCCCATGAAGGCGCTGGGGCTCTCGGTGTGGCGGATGGTGGCCATGGCGCCGATGCATGAGGCGGGCGGGCGGCTGTTCGTCGACGCGACCGCCCGGCTGGCCGCGCCCGCGAGCCGGGCCGCCCTCCTCGACGTCATCGGCAAGGGCGATCCGCTGACCCGGGACGCGCTGGAAACCGTCCTGGAGGACGCGGAGTTCGCGCCGGCGCCGCCCGGCGGGGCGGGCCCCGGTGGCCCGCCACCCGGGGACGGGCCCGCCCCGATCGAGACCGATCCGGGCATCGTCACCGAGCTGATCGAGCGCAGCCGGCGGTCCGTCGCCGCGCTGGAGCGGGACATCCGCGCGAAGACCGGCCCCGCGCTGTTCGACTTCCTGCGGGAGGCCTTCGAGGAGCACAAGCGGGTCCTCGGCGATCCGCTGAGCATGCGCGTGATCATGGCGGGCATGGAGGCCACCTGGTGGCTGAACGACCGGCTGGAGGAGTGGCTCGGGGAGAAGAACGCGGCCGACACGCTCACCCTGTCCGCCCCGGACAACGTGACCTCCGAGATGGGCCTGGCGCTGCTCGACGTCGCCGACGTCGTCCGCCCGCACCCGGAGGTGGTCGCATTCCTGCGGGGCGTCGAGCACGACGACTTCCTGGACGAACTGCCGAAGCTCCCCGGAGGCACCGAGGTGCGGGACGCCTTCGAGTCGTACCTCGACCGGTACGGCATGCGCTGTGTCGGCGAGATCGACATCACACGGCCCCGCTGGCGCGAGCACCCGAGCGCGCTCGTGCCCGTCGTCCTCGACCACGTCCGCGGTTTCGAGCCGGGGGCCGCCGCCCGCCGCTTCGAGAAGGGCCGCCGGAAGGCCGAGGCGAAGGAGCACGAGGTGCTGGCCCGGCTGCGGGCCCTGCCCGACGGGGAGAGCAGGGCCGAGGAGACCCGGCGGATGATCGAGCGGGTCCGGACCTTCATCGGCTACCGGGAATACCCGAAGTACGGCATCGTCGCCCGTCTCTTCGTCTACAAGCAGGCGCTGCTGCGGGAGGCCGACCGCCTCGTGCGGTCCGGAACCCTCGCCGACCGCGAGGACGTCTTCCACCTCACCTTCGCCGAGTTCGAGGAGGCCGTACGTACTGGCAGGGTCGACCAGGGGCTGGTACGGCGCCGTGCGGAGGCCTTCCGGTCGTACCGGGCGCTCACCCCGCCCCGGGTGCTCACCTCGGACGGTGTGGCCCTCACGGGGGCGTACCGGCGGGACGACGTGCCGCCCGGGGCCCTGGCCGGTCTGGCGGTGTCGGCCGGGACGGTCGAGGGGCGGGCCCGTGTGGTCCTCGACATGGCGGACGCCGATCTCGCTCCGGGCGACATCCTGGTCACGCCGTTCACGGATCCCAGCTGGTCACCGCTGTTCGTGGGGATCGCGGGCCTGGTGACGGAGGTGGGCGGGCTGATGACGCACGGCGCGGTGATCGCCCGGGAGTACGGCCTGCCGGCCGTGGTCGGGGTGGAGGGCGCCACCCGGCTGATCCGGGACGGGCAGCGGATCCGGGTGCACGGGACGGACGGCTATGTCGAGCTTCTGTCCTGA
- a CDS encoding catalase, whose amino-acid sequence MSQPNPLKRAADKVTEAVQGDGKGPEDGIPGKPAPQSPTLAEPTEPIEPLPPKPDQSGPDTMSPTGQATGAARARMAQSGACLTDAQGVRRYDTDHSLKAGARGPVLLQDHHLREKVMHFDHERIPERVVHARGAAAHGVFTSYGTASSVTKAAFLAPGVETPVFVRFSTVLGSRGSADTVRDTRGFATKFYTEEGVFDLVGNNMPVFFIQDAIKFPDIIHAGKPHPDREIPQAQSAHDTFWDFVTLHTEATHHTLWNMSDRGIPRSYRMMEGFGVHTFRLVAEDGSTTLVKFHWKPKLGVHSLVWEEAQLAGGVDPDFHRRDLADAIEAGAYPEWELGIQTFPDTPDQMFEGIDLLDATNIVPEELAPVQPIGRLTLNRNPSNFFAETEQVAFHVGHLVPGIDITDDPLLAGRLFSYLDTQITRLGGPNFAQIPINRPHAPVNDMHRDGFHQDAVHRGVAPYRPNSLDGGCPFLAGADNGAYIETPVRVPEGTKVREAPESFSDHFSQPRRFWLSMSAVEQEHIVGAYTFELGKCYEQAVKERALLVLANIDAGLCARVAEGLGLPAPEATVPFADVDPSPALSQVGQVWPTEGRLVGIVTADGGDLDGVRAVREAVLGADMVPLVVAPTGGMLGTGDDAVTVQRTFVTARSVEFDAVLVAGAAAAGGDAYGSRDAKALPSGPPAGTDPRVVQLLAEAFRHGKAIGAWAGGEAALEAAGVPVDAPGVVVGADGAATLERVRELMGAHRVWERFTTTV is encoded by the coding sequence ATGAGCCAGCCCAACCCCCTCAAGCGGGCGGCGGACAAGGTCACGGAAGCCGTCCAGGGCGACGGCAAGGGCCCCGAGGACGGGATTCCCGGCAAGCCGGCCCCGCAGTCCCCGACGCTCGCGGAGCCGACCGAGCCGATCGAGCCCCTGCCGCCGAAGCCCGACCAGAGCGGGCCGGACACCATGTCCCCCACCGGTCAGGCGACGGGAGCGGCACGGGCGCGCATGGCGCAGTCGGGGGCCTGTCTGACGGACGCCCAGGGTGTCCGCCGGTACGACACCGACCACTCGCTCAAGGCGGGCGCGCGCGGACCGGTCCTGCTCCAGGACCACCATCTGCGCGAGAAGGTCATGCACTTCGACCACGAGCGCATCCCGGAGCGGGTCGTGCACGCCCGTGGCGCGGCGGCGCACGGTGTCTTCACGAGCTACGGCACCGCGTCCTCCGTGACGAAGGCGGCGTTCCTGGCACCGGGCGTGGAGACGCCGGTGTTCGTGCGCTTCTCCACCGTCCTGGGCTCCCGCGGCTCCGCGGACACGGTGCGCGACACGCGGGGCTTCGCGACGAAGTTCTACACCGAGGAGGGCGTCTTCGACCTCGTCGGCAACAACATGCCGGTCTTCTTCATCCAGGACGCCATCAAGTTCCCGGACATCATCCACGCAGGCAAGCCGCACCCGGACCGGGAGATCCCGCAGGCGCAGAGCGCGCACGACACCTTCTGGGACTTCGTCACCCTGCACACCGAGGCCACCCACCACACGCTGTGGAACATGTCCGACCGGGGCATCCCGCGGTCGTACCGGATGATGGAGGGCTTCGGCGTCCACACGTTCCGGCTGGTCGCCGAGGACGGTTCCACGACGCTGGTGAAGTTCCACTGGAAGCCGAAGCTCGGGGTGCACTCGCTGGTGTGGGAGGAGGCGCAGCTCGCCGGCGGTGTCGACCCGGACTTCCACCGCCGTGACCTCGCCGACGCCATCGAGGCGGGCGCGTATCCGGAGTGGGAGCTGGGCATCCAGACCTTCCCCGACACCCCCGACCAGATGTTCGAGGGCATCGATCTGCTGGACGCGACCAACATCGTGCCGGAGGAGCTGGCCCCCGTGCAGCCGATCGGGCGGCTCACACTGAACCGCAACCCGTCGAACTTCTTCGCCGAGACCGAGCAGGTCGCCTTCCACGTCGGTCATCTGGTCCCCGGCATCGACATCACCGACGACCCGCTGCTCGCCGGGCGGCTGTTCTCGTACCTGGACACCCAGATCACCCGGCTGGGCGGCCCGAACTTCGCGCAGATCCCGATCAACCGGCCGCACGCGCCGGTCAACGACATGCACCGCGACGGCTTCCACCAGGACGCCGTCCACCGCGGGGTCGCCCCGTACCGGCCCAACTCCCTCGACGGGGGCTGCCCGTTCCTCGCCGGGGCGGACAACGGCGCGTACATCGAGACTCCGGTGCGGGTGCCGGAGGGGACCAAGGTCCGCGAGGCGCCCGAGTCGTTCTCCGACCACTTCAGCCAGCCGCGCCGGTTCTGGCTCAGCATGAGCGCGGTCGAGCAGGAGCACATCGTCGGCGCCTACACCTTCGAGCTCGGCAAGTGCTACGAGCAGGCCGTCAAGGAACGGGCGTTGCTGGTGCTGGCCAACATCGACGCCGGTCTGTGCGCCCGGGTAGCCGAGGGCCTGGGCCTGCCGGCGCCCGAGGCGACCGTGCCGTTCGCCGACGTCGACCCGAGTCCGGCGCTGTCCCAGGTCGGGCAGGTGTGGCCGACGGAGGGCCGGCTCGTCGGTATCGTCACCGCCGACGGCGGCGATCTGGACGGCGTACGGGCGGTGCGGGAGGCGGTGCTCGGCGCGGACATGGTGCCGCTGGTCGTCGCCCCCACCGGCGGCATGCTGGGCACCGGCGACGACGCCGTCACCGTGCAGCGGACGTTCGTGACCGCGCGGTCCGTCGAGTTCGACGCGGTACTGGTGGCGGGCGCAGCGGCGGCGGGCGGCGACGCGTACGGCTCCCGTGACGCCAAGGCACTGCCCTCCGGGCCCCCGGCGGGCACGGACCCCCGCGTGGTCCAGCTGCTGGCCGAAGCCTTCCGGCACGGCAAGGCGATCGGTGCGTGGGCGGGCGGCGAGGCGGCCCTGGAGGCGGCCGGTGTCCCCGTCGACGCGCCGGGTGTGGTGGTCGGCGCCGACGGAGCGGCCACGCTGGAGCGGGTGCGGGAACTGATGGGCGCGCACCGCGTCTGGGAGCGGTTCACCACGACCGTCTGA
- a CDS encoding ArsR/SmtB family transcription factor, with product MHVPLYQAKAEFFRMLGHPARIRVLELLQHGPVQVRDLLADIEIEPSSLSQQLAVLRRAGIVVSIREGSTVSYALAGGDVAELLRAARRILTELLAGRNQLLAELQQSDGSAPPVAAAARRPGGDGVG from the coding sequence ATGCACGTTCCCCTTTATCAAGCCAAGGCGGAGTTCTTCCGTATGCTCGGGCACCCGGCGCGCATCAGGGTGCTGGAGCTGCTGCAGCACGGCCCGGTCCAGGTACGGGACCTGCTCGCCGACATCGAGATCGAACCCTCCAGCCTGTCGCAGCAGTTGGCCGTCCTGCGGCGCGCGGGCATCGTGGTGTCCATCCGGGAGGGTTCGACCGTCAGCTACGCGCTCGCCGGCGGTGACGTGGCCGAGCTGCTGCGGGCCGCCCGGCGCATCCTCACGGAGCTGCTGGCCGGCCGCAACCAGCTCCTCGCGGAGCTGCAGCAGTCCGACGGCTCCGCTCCGCCGGTGGCCGCGGCGGCCCGGCGGCCCGGCGGGGACGGCGTGGGCTGA
- a CDS encoding glycoside hydrolase family 76 protein, producing MRSLFGGLVALAVAAAGLTARPTPAHAAPVPVCALSCDTLDPSKAREDTFPVGDRVINGRLLRLHVSDPDSMAWASIDRATPGDAVWLDRSWDRGATWEPLLGKATVPGTWTGTRTLMYNLTDPVGHRRGWIRACGDAAAVTCTDWVYPTVCDGSSCDGDDPAGASGDDRPVPAATLFGRAIDLHVDQARGMAWATIGRGGAGDEVWLDRSWDGGATWPEGSSLGRTSVPAGASGTHTVMVATRDPRGLLYGGAVRACGRAADRQEGACTAWARPAPTRARAAADALMASYRTDEGWWRSSWWNSAVAVTTVAEFARRTGRHDYDWAIARTYEQNKGAFPAGARGSDPVEGHFISRAIDDAAWWAVAWLTAYDLTRERRYLDEAVTITSYVHEYWDPRTCGGGVWWDRERTYKNAVTNGLYLWLTAALHQRLPGDTLWGGRSATAADWYLDSGMINAAGLVNDGLTAGCANNGQTVWSYNQGLAIGAFTQLWRGTGERRHLDTARRLADAAVTSPQLTRDGVLTESCDLGTASCDDNQKQFKGIFVRHLADFADATGSAAHRAYLIRQADSIWAKDRDPLNRLGQRWAGTAPNPADWRTQASALEALTAVEGLPGRR from the coding sequence ATGCGCAGCCTGTTCGGCGGGCTCGTCGCCCTGGCCGTCGCCGCCGCCGGCCTGACGGCCCGCCCCACCCCGGCGCACGCTGCCCCGGTACCGGTGTGCGCCCTGTCCTGCGACACCCTCGACCCGTCGAAGGCCAGGGAGGACACCTTCCCGGTCGGCGACCGCGTCATCAACGGGCGCCTGCTGCGGCTGCACGTCTCCGACCCGGACTCCATGGCCTGGGCCAGCATCGACCGGGCGACCCCGGGCGACGCCGTATGGCTCGACCGCTCCTGGGACCGCGGCGCCACCTGGGAACCCCTGCTCGGCAAGGCGACCGTGCCCGGGACGTGGACCGGCACCCGCACCCTCATGTACAACCTCACCGACCCGGTCGGGCACCGCCGCGGCTGGATCCGCGCCTGCGGCGACGCGGCGGCCGTCACCTGCACCGACTGGGTGTACCCGACCGTGTGCGACGGCTCGTCCTGCGACGGCGACGACCCCGCCGGGGCGTCCGGCGACGACCGGCCCGTGCCGGCGGCCACCCTCTTCGGACGCGCCATCGACCTGCACGTCGACCAGGCGCGCGGCATGGCCTGGGCGACGATCGGGCGGGGCGGCGCCGGTGACGAGGTCTGGCTGGACCGCTCCTGGGACGGCGGCGCGACCTGGCCCGAGGGCTCCTCCCTGGGCCGTACGTCCGTACCGGCCGGCGCGTCCGGCACACACACCGTCATGGTCGCGACCCGCGACCCGCGCGGCCTGCTGTACGGCGGGGCGGTCCGGGCCTGCGGGCGGGCGGCCGACCGCCAGGAGGGCGCCTGCACGGCGTGGGCGCGGCCCGCCCCGACCCGGGCCAGGGCTGCGGCGGACGCCCTGATGGCGTCGTACCGGACCGACGAGGGCTGGTGGCGCAGCAGCTGGTGGAACTCGGCGGTCGCCGTGACCACGGTGGCCGAGTTCGCGCGCCGCACGGGCCGGCACGACTACGACTGGGCCATCGCCCGCACCTACGAGCAGAACAAGGGCGCCTTCCCGGCCGGCGCGCGCGGCTCCGACCCCGTCGAGGGGCACTTCATCAGCCGCGCCATCGACGACGCCGCCTGGTGGGCGGTCGCCTGGCTGACGGCGTACGACCTCACCCGCGAGCGGCGCTACCTGGACGAGGCCGTCACCATCACGTCGTACGTGCACGAGTACTGGGACCCGCGCACCTGCGGCGGAGGCGTGTGGTGGGACCGGGAGCGCACCTACAAGAACGCCGTCACCAACGGGCTGTACCTGTGGCTGACGGCCGCCCTGCACCAGCGACTGCCGGGCGACACCCTCTGGGGCGGCCGGTCGGCGACGGCCGCCGACTGGTACCTCGACAGCGGGATGATCAACGCGGCCGGACTCGTCAACGACGGTCTCACGGCGGGCTGCGCCAACAACGGCCAGACCGTGTGGAGCTACAACCAGGGCCTGGCCATCGGGGCCTTCACCCAGCTGTGGCGCGGCACCGGCGAGCGCCGCCACCTCGACACCGCCCGGCGGCTCGCCGACGCGGCCGTCACCTCCCCGCAGCTCACCCGGGACGGCGTCCTCACCGAGTCCTGCGACCTCGGCACCGCGTCCTGCGACGACAACCAGAAGCAGTTCAAGGGCATCTTCGTGCGCCACCTGGCCGACTTCGCGGACGCCACCGGATCGGCCGCCCACCGCGCCTACCTCATCCGCCAGGCCGACTCGATCTGGGCGAAGGACCGGGACCCCCTCAACCGCCTGGGCCAGCGCTGGGCCGGCACCGCCCCCAACCCGGCCGACTGGCGCACCCAGGCAAGCGCCCTGGAAGCCCTCACAGCGGTGGAGGGACTCCCCGGGCGCCGGTGA
- a CDS encoding Rieske 2Fe-2S domain-containing protein produces MSESPRRPPGRNRVLSLLDRLEREPAADRVVDALRTGVRALPLGRARDLLHGRPLGHPVHPLLVQVPIGSWLSAAVLDLRPGRSRESGLLIGVGLAAAGPAAVAGWVDWAELHREQQRVGLVHALSNIAAVGLYATSLTCRLRGREAAGRAYGFLGLTAVGVGGMLGGHLAYRQASGANHAEEVPHVVTEGWHRVGAVADFPVGEAVRRSVDDVPVLVVRETGGEVHALAERCSHLAGPLAEGTIADGCVRCPWHGSVFRLSDGWNVSGPATAPQPSFETRIIGGHVEVRLRHQNGGRPARRQVTRSARP; encoded by the coding sequence ATGAGCGAATCGCCACGCCGTCCTCCGGGACGGAACCGTGTCCTGTCGTTGCTGGACCGTCTGGAGCGCGAGCCCGCGGCCGACCGGGTCGTGGACGCGCTGCGCACGGGGGTGCGGGCCCTGCCCCTGGGGCGTGCCCGGGATCTGCTGCACGGCCGGCCCCTGGGGCATCCGGTGCACCCGCTGCTGGTGCAGGTGCCCATCGGCAGCTGGCTGTCGGCGGCCGTGCTGGATCTGCGGCCCGGCCGGTCGCGGGAGTCCGGGCTGCTGATCGGGGTCGGGCTGGCCGCCGCGGGGCCCGCCGCGGTCGCCGGCTGGGTCGACTGGGCCGAGCTGCACCGCGAGCAGCAGCGCGTAGGCCTGGTCCACGCCCTGTCGAACATCGCGGCCGTCGGCCTGTACGCCACCTCGCTGACCTGTCGGCTGCGGGGCCGTGAGGCGGCGGGCCGGGCGTACGGCTTCCTCGGGCTGACGGCGGTCGGTGTCGGGGGCATGCTGGGCGGTCATCTGGCCTACCGGCAGGCGTCCGGCGCCAATCACGCGGAGGAGGTGCCGCACGTCGTCACCGAGGGCTGGCACCGGGTCGGGGCCGTCGCGGACTTCCCGGTCGGCGAGGCCGTGCGGCGCAGCGTCGACGACGTGCCGGTGCTCGTGGTGCGGGAGACGGGCGGGGAGGTCCACGCGCTGGCCGAGCGGTGCAGCCATCTCGCCGGGCCGCTCGCCGAGGGCACGATCGCCGACGGCTGTGTGCGGTGCCCGTGGCACGGCAGCGTGTTCCGCCTGTCGGACGGCTGGAACGTGAGCGGTCCGGCCACCGCCCCGCAGCCCTCCTTCGAGACCCGGATCATCGGCGGCCATGTCGAGGTGCGGCTGCGGCACCAGAACGGCGGGCGGCCCGCCCGCAGGCAGGTCACCCGTTCCGCGCGTCCGTAG